The following are encoded in a window of Vigna unguiculata cultivar IT97K-499-35 chromosome 8, ASM411807v1, whole genome shotgun sequence genomic DNA:
- the LOC114193300 gene encoding uncharacterized protein LOC114193300 translates to MDSEMMEAEASLSSSQPHVFSSGQNDVVRDLLTLARQLITQGKPSEALQAVVAAMRTRGGDEAVFQSLHRAREVYRSKLQENATVDKLASLFAECAIAEAQPSVTEAPANNRTSPSITPNPDANGTSILAESGRMQVVLDAVSDGSSFICLKCGGLVSNHRKDEHYAYWCC, encoded by the exons ATGGATTCGGAAATGATGGAAGCGGAAGCATCATTATCATCATCGCAGCCGCACGTATTCAGTTCCGGCCAAAACGACGTCGTTCGAGATTTGCTCACATTGGCTCGCCAACTCATCACTCAAGGCAAACCTTCCGAGGCCCTCCAAGCT GTTGTTGCAGCAATGAGGACTAGAGGTGGTGATGAAGCTGTTTTTCAGTCCCTGCATCGCGCTCGAGAGGTGTACAGAAGTAAACTGCAAGAGAATGCTACAGTTGATAAACTGGCTTCTTTGTTTGCTGAGTGTGCTATTGCTGAAGCTCAACCTTCAGTGACTGAAGCACCTGCTAATAACAGGACCAGCCCATCAATTACTCCAAACCCAGATGCTAATGGGACTTCCATACTGGCAGAAAGTGGGAGGATGCAAGTAGTGTTGGATGCAGTTTCTGATGGAAGCAGCTTCATCTGTTTGAAATGTGGAGGCCTTGTTAGTAACCATCGCAAAGATGAGCATTATGCATACTGGTGTTGTTGA
- the LOC114193530 gene encoding uncharacterized protein At4g06744-like: protein MSSMPAKLLVTILYIFLVSLPVQMSPHEYDVNTKSLRRSSSSGHRSKGNGSGGGGGGGGSAKGCNHSNKNTTPCQKSTTIEAVPTSPPLVFADQRLEVVYPVIQKFKSSITSDPLGVTNTWVGSDICSYRGFFCDTPPDNSSATALASVDFNGFQLAASTLDGFIDNLPDIALFHANSNNFGGTISPQIAKLPYLYELDVSNNQLSGPFPSAVLGMSGLTFLDLRFNFFSGAVPPQIFIQNLQVLFINNNIFTQGLPDNLATTQILLLTLANNKFMGPIPRSLPKALATLSEVLLLNNQLTGCLPYEIGFLEEATVFDAGNNQLTGPLPLSLSCLQKVEVLNLGGNLLYGMVPEVVCAGLVNLVNFSLSDNYFTHVGPLCRMLIQRGVLDVSNNCIPDLPFQRSVIECAQFFATPRMCPFIWFYSLIPCKLPFQNPIP, encoded by the coding sequence ATGAGTAGCATGCCTGCAAAATTGTTGGTCACAATTTTGTACATCTTCTTGGTGTCTCTTCCTGTGCAGATGTCACCACATGAATATGATGTTAACACAAAAAGTCTCAGAAGAAGTAGTAGCAGTGGCCACAGGAGCAAAGGtaatggtagtggtggtggtggtggtggtggtggctcaGCCAAAGGTTGCAACCACAGCAACAAAAACACCACCCCATGTCAAAAATCTACTACCATTGAAGCAGTTCCAACTTCACCCCCTCTTGTTTTTGCAGACCAAAGACTTGAAGTAGTGTACCCAGTAATCCAAAAGTTCAAATCTTCCATCACTTCAGATCCTCTGGGAGTGACAAACACTTGGGTTGGATCAGATATATGCAGCTACAGAGGCTTCTTCTGTGACACTCCCCCTGATAACAGTTCTGCCACTGCTTTGGCCTCTGTTGATTTCAATGGCTTTCAACTTGCTGCTTCCACCCTTGATGGTTTCATTGATAACCTCCCTGATATTGCTCTCTTCCATGCCAATTCCAACAATTTTGGTGGCACAATCTCACCCCAAATAGCCAAACTCCCTTACCTATATGAGCTTGATGTTAGCAACAATCAGTTATCTGGTCCATTTCCCTCTGCTGTTCTAGGCATGAGTGGTTTAACATTCTTGGACTTGAGGTTCAACTTTTTCTCTGGGGCAGTGCCACCACAGATATTCATACAGAACCTGCAAGTCCTTTTCATAAACAACAACATCTTCACACAAGGGTTGCCAGATAACTTAGCCACCACTCAGATTCTCTTACTCACCTTAGCAAACAACAAGTTCATGGGTCCAATCCCAAGGAGTCTTCCCAAGGCTTTGGCCACTCTAAGTGAAGTGTTGCTACTTAACAACCAGTTAACAGGTTGTTTGCCTTATGAGATTGGTTTTCTTGAAGAGGCCACAGTGTTTGATGCTGGGAACAACCAATTGACAGGTCCTTTGCCTCTATCTTTGAGCTGTCTGCAGAAGGTGGAGGTGCTCAATTTGGGTGGTAATCTTTTGTATGGCATGGTGCCAGAAGTGGTGTGTGCAGGGTTGGTGAATTTGGTCAACTTTTCATTATCAGATAACTATTTCACACATGTGGGGCCACTCTGCAGGATGCTGATTCAGAGAGGGGTTCTTGATGTTAGCAACAATTGTATTCCTGATCTTCCCTTTCAGAGATCAGTGATTGAGTGTGCTCAGTTCTTTGCAACACCAAGGATGTGTCCCTTCATCTGGTTTTATAGTCTCATCCCTTgtaagcttccttttcaaaatcCCATTCCTTAG
- the LOC114194629 gene encoding kinesin-like protein KIN-4A — translation MVEAGEDCCVKVAVHVRPLIGEEKVQGCKDCVTVVPGKPQVQIGAHSFTFDHVYGSTGSPSSAMFDECVASLVDGLFQGYNATVLAYGQTGSGKTYTMGTGFKDGCQEGIIPLVMSSLFDKIETLKHQMEFQLHVSFIEILKEEVRDLLDPSSMNKPETANGHAGKVTIPGKPPIQIRESSNGVITLAGSTEFSVTTLKEMAACLEQGSLSRATGSTNMNNQSSRSHAIFTITLEQMRKFNSPGEISLNDTMNEEYLCAKLHLVDLAGSERAKRTGSDGLRFKEGVHINKGLLALGNVISALGDEKKRKEGVHVPYRDSKLTRLLQDSLGGNSRTVMIACISPADINAEETLNTLKYANRARNIQNKPVVNRDPMSNEMLKMRQQLEYLQAELCARSGGSSEEVQVLKERISWLEAANEDLRCELHEYRSRCSVVEQCEKDAYDNSTCNAKTDGLKRGLPITNSDYPMNETTAGDSREIEEVAKEWEHTLLQNSMDRELHELNKRLEQKESEMKLFGISDAEALKQHFGKKIVELEDEKRVVQRERDRLLAEVENLAANSDGQMQKSEDIHAQKLKTLEAQILDLKKKQESQVQLLKQKQKSDEAAKRLQDEIQSIKAQKVQLQHRIKQEAEQFRQWKASREKELLQLKKEGRRNEFERHKLQALNQRQKMVLQRKTEEAAMATKRLKELLEARKSSSRDTLVAMNGSGTNGQSNEKPLQRWLDQELEVMVKEHEVRFEYEKQSQVRAALAEELAMLKQVNGFAAKGLSPPRGKNGFARASSMSPNARMARIASLESMLSISSNSLVAMASQLSEAEERERAFTNRGRWNQLRSMGEAKNLLQYLFNSVGDARCQLWEKDTEIREMKDQIKELVGLLRQSEIKRKEAEKELRVREQAIVTTLATPISGNSPNSLKHCAEDTKEPLSPESLPVQKQRKYMPGITNGQVRESAAFIDQSRRMVPIGQLSMKKLAIVGQSSGKLWRWKRSHHQWLMQFKWKWQKPWRLSEWIRHSDETIMRTRPRSQALPYVM, via the exons ATGGTGGAAGCAGGTGAGGATTGTTGCGTGAAGGTGGCGGTCCACGTGCGACCGCTCATCGGCGAGGAGAAGGTTCAGGGATGCAAGGATTGCGTCACCGTCGTTCCAGGGAAGCCTCAG GTACAAATTGGTGCCCATTCCTTTACATTTGATCATGTTTATGGGAGCACTGGTTCTCCCTCATCTGCCATGTTCGATGAATGTGTTGCTTCCCTTGTCGACGGTTTGTTCCAAGGATATAATGCTACTGTTCTCGCATATGGTCAG ACAGGTTCCGGGAAAACCTACACCATGGGAACTGGCTTTAAAGATGGTTGCCAAGAGGGAATAATACCTCTAGTCATGAGTTCCTTGTTTGACAAAATCGAGACCTTAAAGCATCAGATGGAATTTCAGTTGCATGTTTCCTTTATCGAG ATCCTTAAAGAAGAAGTAAGAGACTTGTTGGATCCATCATCTATGAACAAACCAGAAACTGCAAATGGACACGCAGGGAAAGTGACTATTCCTGGGAAACCACCGATACAAATTCGTGAGTCATCAAATGGAGTCATTACTCTAGCAGGATCTACTGAATTCAGTGTTACAACTCTAAAAGAAATGGCTGCGTGCCTGGAACAAGGATCATTGAGTAGAGCAACTGGGAGCACAAATATGAACAACCAATCCag TCGTTCACATGCTATCTTCACCATCACTTTAGAACAAATGCGGAAATTCAATAGTCCTGGTGAGATCAGTTTAAATGATACAATGAATGAAGAATATCTCTGTGCCAAGTTGCACTTGGTAGATCTTGCTGGATCAGAACGAGCTAAAAGAACAGGGTCTGATGGTCTCCGTTTTAAGGAAG GAGTTCACATTAACAAAGGTCTTCTAGCACTCGGTAATGTTATTAGTGCACTTGGTgatgaaaagaagagaaaagaaggaGTTCATGTTCCTTATCGGGACAGTAAACTTACTAGGCTTTTGCAG GATTCACTTGGCGGTAACAGCAGAACTGTAATGATAG CCTGCATAAGTCCTGCTGATATTAATGCTGAGGAAACCCTTAACACTTTGAAGTATGCAAATCGTGCACGCAACATCCAGAACAAGCCTGTT GTCAATAGAGATCCCATGTCCAATGAAATGCTAAAAATGCGACAACAACTTGAGTATTTGCAAGCAGAACTTTGTGCTCGCTCTGGTGGCTCTTCCGAGGAAGTTCAG gTCCTCAAGGAAAGGATTTCTTGGCTTGAAGCAGCTAATGAAGATCTTCGTTGTGAACTTCATGAATACCGCAGTAGATGCTCTGTTGTAGAACAATGTGAAAAGGATGCTTAT GATAATAGCACATGTAATGCAAAGACTGATGGTCTTAAGAGGGGCTTACCTATAACAAACTCTGATTATCCAATGAATGAAACAACAG CAGGCGATTCAAGGGAAATCGAAGAAGTAGCAAAAGAGTGGGAGCATACTCTTCTGCAAAATAGTATGGATAGAGAGTTACATGAATTGAATAAACGCTTGGAGCAAAAAGAG TCTGAGATGAAGCTTTTTGGAATATCTGATGCTGAAGCACTCAAGCAGCACTTTGGAAAGAAGATAGTAGAACTGGAGGATGAGAAAAGAGTTGTTCAG CGAGAGAGGGATCGTCTTTTGGCCGAAGTTGAAAATCTTGCTGCCAATTCTGATGGACAAATGCAGAAATCAGAGGATATCCATGCCCAAAAACTGAAAACACTTGAAGCCCAG ATTCTTGATCTGAAGAAGAAACAGGAGAGTCAGGTCCAGCTTCTGAAGCAAAAGCAAAAAAGTGATGAAGCAGCGAAGCGATTGCAAGATGAAATACAATCCATAAAGGCCCAGAAG GTTCAACTGCAACATAGGATAAAACAAGAGGCTGAACAGTTTCGACAATGGAAGGCTTCTAGAGAAAAAGAGCTCCTGCAA TTAAAGAAGGAAGGAAGGAGAAATGAGTTTGAACGGCATAAGCTGCAAGCTTTGAATCAGCGCCAGAAAATG GTCCTCCAGAGGAAGACTGAAGAAGCTGCAATGGCCACCAAAAGGTTAAAGGAGTTGCTTGAAGCTCGTAAATCTTCCAGCCGAGACACTTTGG TTGCAATGAATGGAAGTGGAACGAATGGACAG AGCAATGAGAAGCCCTTACAACGGTGGCTTGATCAAGAGCTGGAAGTCATGGTAAAAGAGCATGAAGTTCGATTTGAGTATGAGAAGCAAAGTCAAGT GCGAGCTGCCCTTGCGGAGGAGTTGGCCATGCTAAAGCAAGTAAACGGGTTTGCTGCCAAGGGTCTCAGTCCTCCAAGAGGAAAGAATGGATTTGCTAG AGCATCCTCCATGTCACCAAATGCAAGAATGGCCAGAATAGCTTCACTTGAGAGCATGTTGAGCATATCATCTAATTCACTTGTGGCGATGGCTTCTCAACTTTCTGAGGCAGAAGAACGTGAACGGGCCTTCACTAACCGTGGACGATGGAACCAGTTGCGCTCAATGGGAGAAGCCAAGAATTTGCTTCAATATTTGTTCAATTCTGTTGGAGATGCTAG GTGCCAACTGTGGGAGAAGGACACCGAGATCAGGGAAATGAAAGATCAAATCAAAGAACTTGTAGGTCTATTACGGCAAAGTGAAATCAAGAGAAAGGAAGCTGAGAAGGAACTAAGAGTGAGAGAGCAAGCTATTGTAACCACGTTGGCTACGCCAATTTCT GGAAACTCTCCAAATTCGTTGAAACACTGTGCAGAAGACACAAAGGAACCTTTATCCCCGGAATCTCTGCCAGTACAGAAACAGCGCAAATATATGCCGGGCATCACTAATGGTCAAGTGAGGGAATCAGCAGCCTTTATAGATCAGAGTAGAAGG ATGGTACCCATCGGGCAACTGTCAATGAAAAAACTAGCAATTGTAGGACAAAGTTCTGGCAAGCTATGGAGGTGGAAAAGAAGCCACCATCAGTGGCTAATGCAATTCAAATGGAAGTGGCAGAAGCCATGGAGACTTTCTGAATGGATTCGACACAGCGATGAGACAATCATGAGAACAAGGCCACGTTCACAGGCTTTGCCGTATGTCATGTGA